The genomic window CAGCCCCTGGATAGCGGCCAAGGTTATGCCATTGGCATCGCTTGCATTGATATGTAGGCCATCCTCGCCCAGGCCGAATGCGGCCCGGAAATCCTGGGCCATCGGCCCCACGTGCCTAATGCCGGGATCCTGCGACACAACATTCCACTCCGACACCGGCAAGTCCGCTACCTTTTGCAGAATCTCCACCGGATCGATCGGACGGAAATTTTCCTTGAGGTTGCGATCACTCGTCCAGCTCCAGGCCAGTCCGCCGGCCGGCAAATAAACGGTAAGGGTTGGCGTACCCGTTCCATCCACCGCAGTGATGAAACGAACACCGCCGGTGGTGCGGGCCGCAAATTCGTTATTCGCGGTCGAATAGAAGGGTACACTTTGATAGTCGGCCCAGACGAATGAGCCCTCGTGAAGGGCTTTGGCATAGTTTCCCGCCGCAAAGCTGCATATGCCCCCCGCCGCATTCCCGGTTCCGCCGGGCACCGTCGCGAAGCTGTTGGTGGCCTGGTTGTCCCAGCCCCCGCCGACCACCGCCGCGTTGCGGGTTGCTTCGTTCCAAACGCCTCCCCCAACCGTCGTGTAGTCGTTGGATGCAACATTGGCCGAGCCTCCACCAATAAAGCTGCACGTACCTGCAGCGACATTGCCAATGCCCCCGCCGATCGTCGCATAGTAGAGCGCTTCGTTTCGCTCACCCCCCCCAACGGTTGCGTTGTCGCCCGATGCAGAATTTTCCTTGCCACCGGCAACAGAAGAGAAACTCCCCACTGCGGCATTTTCCCTCCCCCCGCCAACGTGCGCTTCAAATCCCGAGGCCGTGTTCAGATGCCCCCCGCCCACCACGGCCGAAGAACCCGAAGCAACATTCATTGCCCCGCCACCAACCGTTGCCGATGACCTGTCGGCCTTGTTCGACCAGCCTCCGCCCACTGTGGAGTATATCCAACCGGCACTGTTTTCCTGCCCGCCTCCCACAACCGAGGATTCGCCGTCTGCACGGTTCATGTTGCCCCCTCCCATGGCCGCATATGCGCCATCGGCCAGGTTGGCAAATCCGCCACCCACCGCACCATGGCTTCCGTTTGCCCGGTTATTCTTTCCTCCGCCGATCGCGGCGGCAGTGCCATTGGCCGTATTGGCCTCCCCTCCGGCGATCGTTGCCATCGAACCAAACAGCGTGTGGCCTTGTCCCGTTTTCAAGCGCCCGGCTTTGAGGTCGCCGCCAACAATCTTATCCCCCAGAATGGCCGCATCCGCATGAATGTGGCCATCAGAGATGGCCCAACTCCCGATTTCGGATGCACCGACTGCACCCGAAGCAATTTCGGAAGCCCCCACGGATCCCGCCTGAAGATCGTCAGCCGTCAGACTGTTGTCGACAACCTCCGACGAGCCGACGGAGTTTGGCCCTAGATCCGACGATGTAAGGCTGTTGTTGACCACTTCCGAGGAGCTAATCGAATTTGCAGGATCGCTTGCCGCGGCCTGTGCCGAGAGCGCCGCAATGGCATAGGGAGTCGAGGTGAACCTGGTGCGCGGCACCAAGGTGGCGAATCCGCCACCGCCGTTGGTCTGCACGCCGATCTCCAACCAACGGTCAGCTCCCGTGAAGATGCCCGACCCAAAATCAAGCTCCAGCGCAAACAGGCCGCCCTCAACCGGCATGCCGATGGCGGTTTGGGTGGAACCAACCTGCGATCCTCCCGCCGAAGCCGTCCATACCTTGAACTGCATATCGTAGGAACCGTCGGCCGCATGGCCGCCATCGTCGAGTTGCCCCTGGTAGGTGAATGCCGTGCCTTGCGCGAGCGCGCCGGTTCCCGCACACAATGCGAGTGCGGTGGTGATTGCAAACAGGAATCCGGAACGGATTCCCCGCTGACTTGCCTTTTTCATTTTCTGCCCTCCCGTATCCAGCAGCACTGCGGATTAACCCTATCGCACAGGCGCAATGCCTGTATATTCCGGAACCGGAAAACAGCACCGGCCCCTATTTCCCATCGCGTTCGCTCAACATGGGGCTCCGGGCGCACCGGCATGGCGCGCCCGAAATTCCACTGTTTTAAAGCTCCCTCAGCCGGTAGAACAGGGCCGCCTCGGTTGCGGGAATCGAAACCGGATTGGTTGATCCGCTGGCGGAATCCACCCAGTTGCTTTGCAGGTTGAAGGTTTCCTGCAGCACCCAGTTGGGATCGGCCGGATACCACGACACCTCGACGCTCGCCACGCCGTCCACGGCAATGGTTAACCATGGCGCACCGGCCACCTGCACGGCCTGCGGCACCCAGAAACCGCCGCGGACGGCGTAGTTGCCGCCATCCATGTTGCCGGCGTCGGGCTGGCCGATGGTGCCGCGCAGCGCGTAGCTTCCGCCGGACATCGCCCCGCCACCGCCATCGAGGGTCGACCAATCGATGGAGTATTGCGCCAACGCCACCAATGCGGTTGAGATGATGGCGATTGCTAGAGTTTGTTTTTTCATGGCTGTTCCTCCTCGGCTTCCGCCGTCCTCTCCTTCTCGCGTTCGAGTTTCCTGGCCTTGAGTACTTTCATTTTCTCGGCCTTCTTCCCGAAGCGATTCTTCAGGCCGGGTTGATCGGACTCGGCGGCCGCCTTGGCATAGAAGGTTTCGGCTTCGTCGAATTCCTCCTTGGCCTTAAGCCGGGCCGCAATCTCGATCAACAAGGCATGGCGGTCCTTGCCCTTGGCAAGCTCCGCCGCCCGGCGGATCGCGGCCAATGATCCTTCGTCGTCGCCTTCGCGCGTCAGCCGCTGCGCCAGGGCCACCTGCACCGCCACCGCCGTGTTGGTGGAGTTTTCCAGGTTATGCCCCAACTCGTAATCCCGCTCCTTTCCCTGGATGGTGGAGGAGCCTTGGCGGGTGATCAGATCCGTGTTGGTATCGATCACCGATGCCGGGTCGTCGTGGGAGCCGCTGGCCATCAGCACCAGCGTCCGGTTGTTGGCTTGCCCGGCACTGATGGCCGACTGGATGGTGGGATATGGATTGTCCCACGACCCATTCGCCCCCGTCGCCGTCGCCCCGTCCTTGATGTAGACCGGCGTGCCGGTCAGCAACCAGTTGCGGTCGTCATAGGTCTGGTCGCTCATGCGGTTGTTTTGCTGCGGGGTGATGATGTGGGTGTTGTCCACGTCGTGGTACGACATGAGGTTTTCCCAGGTGTTGTCCACCAAGGCCTTCTGCGCCGCCGAGCAATCGTCGTAATTCAACGCGTATGAATTCTGCGCAATTTGATCCCGGGTCCAGTTCTGGTTATCGGGCAAGGTGTCGGTGCAGCCATCCCCGTTCGGCAAGGTGCTGGAATGGGTATGGTACAGGTTCACGCTATGCCCGGTTTCATGCAACATGAGCGGATCGTATGCGTACTGGTTGAACAGCACGATGTTGTTGTTCGGCGGGAAGTCGGATATGGCGCTATAACCCACATCGTTCCCGTTGATATACATGTTGATGGCATCGGTTCTCCAATGCCATGTGGTCGGGTCGGCAATGGCCGCGTCGCGAATCGCATCGCGGTTGGCCCCGTTGTTGCCACCCGATGGAAGATTGTAGAATTCCTCTTCCCCGAACACCTCGTTGATGCCCAGCAACTGGAATTTGTATTCCGTGCCGTTCTCGGCGAGGATCTCGTTGGCCCGCGTCACTTGGTCGTTCACCTCGGCATCGGTGTTGAGGTCGCCCGTGGCGGGGCGGTTGTCCGATGCGTCGAGGATAAAGTTGACCGAGACCCGAATGGGCAGTTCAAGAGCGCAAACCTGCCGAACTGGTATGGCTGCAATCAGCAGCAGGCAGAGCAGCCGCGCTATGCTATTTGTGCATGTTTTCATGGCGTGTCGCTCCGGTTAATGCAACGAGACCAAAACGAGAACCAGCCCTTGCCCGGATTCCAGCCCGGTCATGGCCTTGCCGATGATGGCGCCATGCGCGCGGGAAGGGTCGTCCACCTTCATGCCGTGCCCTGGAAGATCCGAAGTCGTGATGAGGTCGCCGGGTTCGATGGCCGCTTGGCTGGCATCGGCCTTGCAGTAGACGCGGCCGGTCAGCGCCACGGGATATTCACCGCTCGCCACCGTCCCCTCCTGCTGCATCAGCAACCCCGGCTTC from Pontiella desulfatans includes these protein-coding regions:
- a CDS encoding tail fiber domain-containing protein; translated protein: MKKASQRGIRSGFLFAITTALALCAGTGALAQGTAFTYQGQLDDGGHAADGSYDMQFKVWTASAGGSQVGSTQTAIGMPVEGGLFALELDFGSGIFTGADRWLEIGVQTNGGGGFATLVPRTRFTSTPYAIAALSAQAAASDPANSISSSEVVNNSLTSSDLGPNSVGSSEVVDNSLTADDLQAGSVGASEIASGAVGASEIGSWAISDGHIHADAAILGDKIVGGDLKAGRLKTGQGHTLFGSMATIAGGEANTANGTAAAIGGGKNNRANGSHGAVGGGFANLADGAYAAMGGGNMNRADGESSVVGGGQENSAGWIYSTVGGGWSNKADRSSATVGGGAMNVASGSSAVVGGGHLNTASGFEAHVGGGRENAAVGSFSSVAGGKENSASGDNATVGGGERNEALYYATIGGGIGNVAAGTCSFIGGGSANVASNDYTTVGGGVWNEATRNAAVVGGGWDNQATNSFATVPGGTGNAAGGICSFAAGNYAKALHEGSFVWADYQSVPFYSTANNEFAARTTGGVRFITAVDGTGTPTLTVYLPAGGLAWSWTSDRNLKENFRPIDPVEILQKVADLPVSEWNVVSQDPGIRHVGPMAQDFRAAFGLGEDGLHINASDANGITLAAIQGLNRKLEQKDAQILRMERELAELKRAVHALGAEMILEPIGKP
- a CDS encoding zinc metalloprotease; this encodes MKTCTNSIARLLCLLLIAAIPVRQVCALELPIRVSVNFILDASDNRPATGDLNTDAEVNDQVTRANEILAENGTEYKFQLLGINEVFGEEEFYNLPSGGNNGANRDAIRDAAIADPTTWHWRTDAINMYINGNDVGYSAISDFPPNNNIVLFNQYAYDPLMLHETGHSVNLYHTHSSTLPNGDGCTDTLPDNQNWTRDQIAQNSYALNYDDCSAAQKALVDNTWENLMSYHDVDNTHIITPQQNNRMSDQTYDDRNWLLTGTPVYIKDGATATGANGSWDNPYPTIQSAISAGQANNRTLVLMASGSHDDPASVIDTNTDLITRQGSSTIQGKERDYELGHNLENSTNTAVAVQVALAQRLTREGDDEGSLAAIRRAAELAKGKDRHALLIEIAARLKAKEEFDEAETFYAKAAAESDQPGLKNRFGKKAEKMKVLKARKLEREKERTAEAEEEQP